One genomic region from Pseudomonas sp. R5-89-07 encodes:
- the tssK gene encoding type VI secretion system baseplate subunit TssK, translating into MHAHKVIWQEGMLLRPQHLQHNDRHYQQQLNQTRLLSPDAWGFLTLELDVQYLNLGKLVVTQASGVLPDGSLFDHGTAMEPLVLQVPANSGEQAVYLGLLLATGNQTETRQPEQDDVLARYLSCEVEVGDSNARTDSRCLIQCARPDVRLLLGEQHREQGFVRLKIAQVLESTDGGGVRLDAGFVPTFIFMQDRGYVASCLKEVIGLLASRGDAIATRIRGESTAGGTQVGDFLMLQVINRTELELRHCLSQAQVRPEAVFRALLALLGELSTFASDSKRAVLDVQYRHANQGASFRGLMEAVRAVLSVVLEQHSIELTLQPRQYGVLVCPVSDLKLLGSATFILAATGQCDSEELRQRLPAHLKVGPVERIRELVNLHLAGIKVKPLPVAPRQIPFHAAKTYFMLDMSARDIAQLEQSGGFAFHVGGEFSGLELTFWAIRN; encoded by the coding sequence ATGCACGCCCATAAAGTCATTTGGCAGGAAGGCATGCTGTTGCGGCCACAGCACCTGCAGCACAACGACCGTCATTACCAGCAACAGCTCAACCAGACGCGTTTGTTGAGCCCTGACGCTTGGGGGTTCCTCACGCTGGAACTCGATGTGCAGTACCTCAACCTCGGTAAATTGGTGGTCACTCAAGCCAGTGGGGTGTTGCCGGACGGTAGCCTGTTCGATCACGGCACCGCCATGGAACCGTTGGTATTGCAGGTGCCAGCCAACTCAGGGGAACAGGCAGTTTACCTGGGGCTGCTGCTGGCGACAGGCAATCAGACCGAAACCCGCCAACCGGAGCAGGACGACGTGCTGGCGCGCTACCTTAGCTGTGAGGTTGAGGTCGGAGATTCCAACGCCAGGACCGACTCTCGTTGCCTCATTCAGTGCGCCCGGCCTGACGTGCGCCTGCTGTTGGGTGAGCAGCACCGGGAACAGGGCTTTGTCCGCCTCAAGATTGCTCAGGTGCTGGAGTCTACCGACGGGGGCGGCGTGCGCCTGGATGCGGGGTTCGTGCCTACGTTCATTTTCATGCAGGACCGCGGCTATGTAGCGTCTTGCCTCAAGGAGGTGATCGGCTTGCTCGCGTCGCGAGGCGACGCCATCGCGACGCGCATCCGCGGCGAGAGCACTGCTGGTGGTACGCAGGTTGGCGATTTTCTGATGCTGCAAGTGATCAATCGTACCGAGTTGGAGTTGCGGCACTGCTTGAGTCAGGCCCAGGTTCGCCCTGAAGCGGTGTTCCGCGCACTGTTGGCGCTGCTCGGTGAGTTATCGACCTTCGCCAGCGACAGCAAGCGCGCAGTGCTGGATGTGCAGTACCGGCACGCCAACCAGGGGGCCAGTTTTCGTGGGCTGATGGAAGCTGTCCGCGCCGTGCTGTCGGTTGTACTGGAACAACACTCCATCGAGTTGACCCTGCAACCACGTCAGTACGGTGTATTGGTTTGTCCGGTCAGCGACCTGAAATTGCTGGGTAGCGCGACGTTTATCCTGGCGGCCACCGGGCAGTGTGATTCGGAAGAATTACGCCAGCGCCTGCCGGCGCATTTGAAAGTCGGCCCCGTGGAGCGCATACGCGAGTTGGTCAATCTGCACTTGGCGGGTATCAAGGTCAAACCACTGCCTGTGGCGCCGCGCCAGATCCCGTTTCATGCCGCCAAGACCTATTTCATGCTGGATATGAGCGCCCGCGATATCGCGCAATTGGAACAGTCGGGTGGGTTCGCCTTCCATGTAGGGGGTGAATTCTCCGGGCTTGAGCTTACCTTCTGGGCCATCAGGAATTGA
- the icmH gene encoding type IVB secretion system protein IcmH/DotU translates to MDSEYSQDEKTVLLDRDGHGPVQGPLTEFPSPPRYEQLQDRMIYASQALGAHSFTTALNPLMVAAWGILSEVVQLKGCSGRENLIAINDRLSSAVTQFETRALQAGIENTQVMSARYVLCSVIDEAVVTTAWGARSDWPKMSLLSRFHHETFGGEKVFQLLERLARDPLKHLAMLELLYLCLSLGFEGKYRVMARGGLQLEAVRDGLYRQIRHVRGNAPSVSVLPAGQGRARRRRIRIIPARWVVAFTVCCLLAMYAGFAWMLERERASALQHLSFSASDLTQTPV, encoded by the coding sequence ATGGACAGTGAATATTCGCAGGATGAGAAAACCGTCCTGCTCGACCGCGACGGTCATGGACCCGTACAGGGGCCGCTCACGGAGTTTCCATCGCCGCCGCGCTATGAGCAGTTGCAAGACCGGATGATCTACGCGAGCCAAGCGTTGGGCGCACACAGCTTTACGACAGCGCTCAATCCCCTGATGGTTGCGGCTTGGGGGATATTGTCGGAAGTGGTCCAGCTCAAGGGCTGCTCCGGCCGGGAAAACCTCATCGCGATCAACGACCGATTGTCATCGGCGGTGACCCAATTCGAAACCCGTGCCTTGCAGGCAGGCATTGAAAACACCCAAGTCATGTCGGCGCGCTACGTATTGTGCAGCGTGATCGACGAAGCTGTGGTGACCACGGCGTGGGGGGCTCGAAGCGACTGGCCGAAGATGAGCCTGTTAAGCCGCTTTCACCACGAGACGTTCGGCGGCGAGAAGGTATTCCAGCTGCTGGAACGCCTGGCGCGTGACCCGCTAAAACACTTGGCGATGCTGGAGCTGCTGTATCTGTGCCTGTCCCTGGGGTTCGAAGGTAAATATCGGGTGATGGCGCGGGGAGGCTTGCAACTCGAGGCCGTTCGCGATGGCCTGTATCGACAGATCAGGCACGTGCGTGGCAACGCGCCGTCGGTGTCTGTTCTGCCGGCCGGGCAGGGGCGTGCGCGACGCAGGCGCATACGCATCATTCCTGCCCGCTGGGTTGTTGCCTTCACTGTGTGTTGTTTGCTCGCGATGTACGCAGGGTTTGCCTGGATGTTGGAACGCGAAAGGGCGAGCGCTCTGCAACACCTTTCATTTTCGGCGTCGGATCTTACCCAGACGCCCGTGTAA
- the tssM gene encoding type VI secretion system membrane subunit TssM → MNAFFKGVGAVLGRVWVWSLVLVFCCTALVWYVGPLLAVDDHRFWQSATARLATLCALFLLWGLAMVLVGGRRAAGLERSVPPTAHPPESAVEDEQKHVRGRFNDALQRLKTSPRYGERNARWRHELPWYLLIGEPGSGKTQLLAAAGLQSPLDQADTRPERGGAQCDWYFAEDGVLIDTPGRYLIQPDRSVDAAGWTTLLTRLRRRHRVRPLNGVVVTVSLDRLLSGNEHDLEQLARHVRSRLQDITQVLHVDVPLYLVLTQADRLPGFIEYFDSPSGDDADTVLGQPLDADAAGNDITQVRQVFEQLLQRLHSELIERLHQERDVERRGQMLDFPQHMARIGERLCLFIEWAFSTHRCQRINGLRGFYLTCASDRRSHFVPGLFSRVIFAEADLAALQTREQQRIRQRNGLLGMAAALVLASACGLWMHSYTVNQQRLAHIAALSAPVMQASDETLTLLALLDARWAATQVFPAPDDTPLIERAGLYQGEVSRPWVARAYEQALQQQLLGRTVTLLEDQVRASLGDRERLLDSLRAYLMLNLRERRDTTWLAQHMASYWSLRFSGDMSVQRRLNEHWARLLEQPFAASLNDELVAQARAALRGESLADVVYRVLREQSRDLAPLRLAEGKAFAAIDPSVPGFYTKRYVQYFQAQGPRLVNTIAQDNWVLGEGTDLSGQDLQRLMTELQQRYFSEYAEAWSDALGRVRLLQTDNLREDAERLAGLTSAQSPVILLLQQLRENTRLLPALELPAAGIEPTGALGVIAKTAVAQGQTASGDSARRALQRRFEPLHQLLDELQNPSAELTQGLHLLDQLHLQLAALNREGSPEQAAFLRAKRRMDGQQDVLGSLRETASRLPLPLAAWFEGIAEQTWRHLLDQAYVHVNLRYQSEVQGLYARAIRQRYPFNAHATSDVALDDFREFFKPQGVLARFYEGYLRAFVSAEGTRYRLRGVDGHSLPISRSLLDQLTKAQVIRRGFFGEDQAELTVGFTLAPYSLDQAVNRATLRLGEKQLEYRHGPVIPMTFQWPIEADNGRTSLVLERGVELRPLGIEKNTGAWSLFRFFDLLHREPASDRNAQIVKADLAGLRANYLLTSQRTPSPFEMDTWRTFRLPEQL, encoded by the coding sequence ATGAACGCATTCTTCAAGGGCGTGGGTGCCGTGCTGGGCAGAGTTTGGGTTTGGAGCCTGGTGCTGGTGTTTTGCTGCACGGCACTGGTGTGGTATGTCGGGCCGCTGTTGGCCGTGGACGACCACCGGTTCTGGCAAAGCGCGACTGCCCGCCTGGCCACCCTTTGCGCTTTGTTTCTGCTGTGGGGATTGGCAATGGTCCTGGTGGGTGGGCGCCGTGCCGCTGGGCTCGAAAGGTCCGTTCCGCCCACGGCTCACCCGCCAGAGAGCGCGGTGGAGGACGAACAGAAGCACGTTCGTGGTCGTTTCAATGACGCCCTGCAGCGGTTGAAGACGTCGCCCCGCTACGGGGAGCGCAACGCGCGCTGGCGCCATGAGTTGCCCTGGTACCTGTTGATCGGTGAACCGGGCAGTGGCAAGACCCAACTCTTGGCCGCCGCTGGCTTGCAGTCACCGCTCGACCAGGCTGACACGCGGCCCGAGCGCGGCGGCGCGCAGTGTGACTGGTACTTCGCCGAGGACGGTGTACTCATCGATACGCCAGGGCGCTATCTGATTCAACCCGACCGTTCGGTGGATGCCGCCGGCTGGACCACCTTGTTGACCAGGCTGAGGCGGCGGCATCGCGTCCGTCCGCTCAATGGCGTGGTGGTGACGGTGTCGCTGGACAGGCTCTTGAGCGGTAACGAGCACGACCTGGAACAACTGGCGCGCCATGTCCGTTCGCGCTTGCAGGACATTACGCAGGTGCTGCATGTGGATGTGCCCCTGTATCTGGTGTTAACCCAGGCTGACCGACTGCCGGGGTTCATCGAGTACTTCGACTCACCGTCAGGGGACGATGCCGATACGGTGCTGGGGCAGCCTCTGGATGCTGATGCGGCGGGCAATGACATCACCCAGGTTCGCCAGGTGTTCGAACAGTTACTGCAACGCTTGCACAGTGAATTGATTGAACGACTGCACCAGGAACGTGATGTCGAGCGCCGGGGCCAGATGCTTGATTTTCCCCAGCATATGGCGCGCATAGGCGAGCGTTTGTGCCTGTTCATCGAGTGGGCGTTTTCCACCCATCGCTGCCAGCGCATCAACGGTTTGCGTGGGTTCTACCTGACCTGTGCCAGCGACAGGCGCAGCCATTTCGTGCCGGGGCTGTTCAGTCGGGTGATCTTTGCCGAGGCGGATTTGGCAGCTTTGCAGACCCGCGAGCAACAGCGCATCCGGCAGCGCAATGGGTTGCTGGGGATGGCCGCTGCGCTGGTTCTGGCGTCTGCCTGCGGGCTGTGGATGCACAGTTATACGGTCAACCAGCAACGTTTGGCGCACATCGCTGCACTCAGCGCACCCGTGATGCAGGCCAGCGATGAAACCTTGACACTTCTGGCGCTGCTGGACGCTCGCTGGGCCGCGACCCAGGTGTTTCCCGCACCAGACGACACCCCGCTGATCGAGCGAGCCGGCCTGTATCAGGGCGAGGTCAGCCGCCCTTGGGTGGCCCGCGCCTATGAACAGGCGTTGCAGCAGCAACTGCTGGGTCGCACGGTTACCCTGCTGGAAGACCAGGTGCGCGCCAGCCTCGGCGATCGGGAGCGCCTCCTCGACAGCTTGCGGGCCTACCTGATGCTCAATCTGCGGGAGCGCCGTGATACCACGTGGCTGGCGCAGCATATGGCGAGCTACTGGTCGCTGCGGTTTTCCGGTGATATGTCGGTACAGAGACGCCTGAATGAACATTGGGCGCGACTGCTCGAGCAGCCGTTTGCAGCCTCCCTCAATGACGAGCTGGTGGCTCAGGCGCGTGCTGCACTGCGCGGCGAATCACTGGCCGATGTGGTGTACCGGGTACTGCGCGAACAATCGCGCGATCTGGCGCCGTTGCGCCTGGCCGAGGGCAAGGCTTTCGCCGCCATCGATCCCTCTGTGCCGGGTTTCTACACCAAACGTTATGTGCAGTACTTCCAAGCGCAAGGCCCACGGCTGGTGAATACCATCGCCCAGGATAACTGGGTTCTAGGGGAAGGCACTGACTTGAGCGGTCAGGATCTGCAGCGCTTGATGACCGAACTGCAACAGCGCTACTTCAGCGAATACGCCGAGGCCTGGAGCGACGCCCTCGGTCGCGTCAGGCTGCTGCAAACCGATAACCTGCGCGAGGACGCCGAACGGCTTGCCGGGTTGACGTCGGCCCAATCGCCAGTCATTTTGCTGCTGCAGCAGCTCCGTGAGAATACCCGTTTACTGCCGGCCCTTGAGTTGCCTGCCGCGGGGATCGAGCCGACAGGCGCGTTGGGCGTGATCGCCAAGACTGCGGTGGCGCAGGGGCAAACGGCCTCGGGCGACTCGGCTCGCCGGGCCTTGCAGCGGCGTTTCGAACCCTTGCACCAATTGCTGGATGAGCTGCAGAACCCAAGCGCTGAGCTGACCCAGGGGCTGCACCTGCTTGACCAATTGCATCTGCAATTGGCGGCGCTCAACCGCGAGGGTTCGCCGGAGCAGGCGGCTTTCTTGCGGGCGAAGCGGCGGATGGACGGCCAGCAGGACGTGTTGGGCAGCCTGCGTGAAACGGCCTCCCGTTTGCCGCTTCCGCTGGCCGCTTGGTTTGAAGGGATTGCCGAGCAGACGTGGCGCCATTTATTGGACCAGGCCTATGTTCATGTGAATCTACGCTATCAGAGCGAGGTGCAAGGGCTTTACGCGAGGGCGATTCGTCAGCGCTATCCGTTCAATGCCCATGCAACGAGTGATGTGGCCCTTGACGATTTTCGTGAGTTCTTTAAACCCCAAGGCGTCTTGGCGCGTTTTTACGAGGGGTATCTGCGCGCTTTTGTCAGCGCAGAGGGTACTCGCTACCGGTTACGTGGGGTGGACGGACATAGTTTGCCCATCTCACGCTCGCTGCTGGATCAATTGACGAAAGCCCAGGTTATCCGACGCGGCTTTTTCGGCGAAGACCAGGCGGAGTTGACCGTGGGCTTTACTTTGGCGCCCTACAGTCTGGATCAGGCGGTGAACCGGGCGACCTTGCGCTTGGGTGAAAAGCAGTTGGAATACCGGCACGGCCCGGTCATACCCATGACGTTCCAGTGGCCCATTGAAGCAGACAACGGTCGCACCAGCCTCGTACTGGAGAGGGGCGTCGAACTGCGTCCCCTGGGTATCGAGAAGAACACTGGCGCCTGGTCATTGTTTCGGTTTTTCGATTTGCTGCATCGAGAGCCTGCGAGTGACCGCAACGCGCAAATCGTCAAGGCCGACCTGGCCGGGTTGCGCGCCAATTACCTGCTGACCAGCCAACGCACACCCAGCCCATTTGAAATGGACACGTGGCGCACCTTCCGTCTGCCGGAGCAACTGTGA
- a CDS encoding PP2C family serine/threonine-protein phosphatase, which yields MLPTWRSAGRTQRGQSRLRNEDALLDCPQRGCWAVADGMGGHRHGDVASQWVISSLASLSAQGSLDQRVEAVRQGLQNVNHRLANARRGPGAVDDAVMGSTVVALLLENGRAACVWAGDSRCYLWREQSLYQLSKDHSLLQRLMDEGQLSATQARAYPDARALTRAVGAHSPLRLEVLELSTRPGDVFLLCSDGLYQALSHVELGLALSAGGPQHVVERLFASALQAPTRDDLTAVVVQS from the coding sequence ATGCTCCCCACATGGCGCAGTGCCGGGCGTACCCAACGCGGGCAGTCACGGTTGCGCAATGAGGATGCCTTGCTCGATTGCCCGCAGCGAGGGTGTTGGGCTGTGGCGGACGGCATGGGCGGTCACCGGCACGGCGATGTCGCCAGCCAGTGGGTGATCAGCAGCCTCGCGTCGCTGTCGGCGCAGGGAAGCCTTGATCAGCGAGTCGAAGCGGTTCGGCAGGGCTTGCAGAATGTCAACCATCGGCTGGCGAATGCACGTCGAGGGCCTGGAGCCGTCGATGATGCTGTGATGGGCAGCACGGTGGTCGCGCTATTGTTGGAGAACGGGCGTGCGGCGTGTGTGTGGGCGGGGGATAGCCGCTGTTATTTGTGGCGCGAACAGAGCTTGTACCAGTTGTCGAAAGATCACTCGCTGTTGCAGCGCCTAATGGACGAGGGTCAGCTGAGTGCCACGCAAGCGCGGGCCTATCCCGATGCCAGAGCCTTGACGAGAGCCGTTGGCGCACACTCGCCCTTGCGACTTGAGGTGCTGGAACTCAGTACCCGCCCTGGCGACGTATTTTTGTTATGCAGCGATGGTCTCTATCAGGCACTCAGCCATGTCGAACTGGGCCTGGCGTTGAGTGCAGGCGGGCCGCAGCATGTCGTGGAACGATTGTTTGCCAGCGCGCTGCAAGCCCCGACGCGCGATGATCTGACCGCCGTCGTGGTGCAGTCATGA
- a CDS encoding serine/threonine-protein kinase, protein MSVASTLPVLLAGRYHLEHVLGRGGMGVVYRARDLLHEQFGEPCPGVALKLLDESLSACPDAHVLLYSEFALSRRLRHEHVVRMYSFEVDAGSQTAFFTMELLHGMTLDRLLVECPAGLPWAELQPIALQLLDALVYTHRHNVLHGDIKPTNVMVGAEGVRLFDFGLGRSVAQTTKDLASVSRDRLNAWTRAYAAPELLAGGALTPAADLYGVACVLYELAQGNRLGERQPGHRLSRPRQLPRRCWPALHAALAQDPQRRALTVAELREAIGCQRPRWYR, encoded by the coding sequence ATGAGCGTAGCATCAACCCTTCCGGTTTTGCTCGCCGGGCGTTACCACCTTGAGCATGTATTGGGCCGCGGCGGAATGGGCGTGGTGTACCGTGCGCGCGACCTGTTACATGAGCAGTTCGGCGAGCCTTGCCCCGGTGTGGCGCTAAAGCTGTTGGACGAGTCTTTATCAGCATGCCCCGATGCTCATGTGTTGCTGTACAGCGAGTTTGCATTGTCGCGTCGCCTGCGGCATGAGCACGTGGTGAGGATGTATTCGTTTGAGGTGGATGCGGGCAGCCAGACTGCCTTTTTTACCATGGAGCTGCTACACGGCATGACGCTGGACCGGCTGCTTGTGGAGTGCCCCGCTGGGTTGCCTTGGGCAGAACTGCAGCCAATTGCCCTGCAGTTGCTGGATGCGTTGGTTTATACCCATCGACACAACGTTCTGCATGGCGATATCAAACCGACCAATGTCATGGTGGGTGCAGAGGGCGTGCGCCTATTCGATTTCGGCCTAGGTCGGTCAGTTGCGCAGACTACGAAGGACTTGGCGAGTGTGAGTCGCGACCGGTTGAATGCCTGGACTCGCGCCTACGCGGCGCCTGAATTACTGGCAGGTGGTGCGCTGACGCCCGCCGCTGACCTCTATGGCGTAGCGTGCGTCCTGTATGAGCTGGCCCAAGGCAATCGCCTGGGGGAACGCCAGCCGGGCCACAGACTGTCCCGGCCCAGGCAGTTGCCCCGACGGTGCTGGCCTGCGCTGCACGCCGCCTTGGCGCAGGACCCACAACGCCGGGCCCTGACGGTTGCCGAGTTGCGCGAGGCCATCGGTTGCCAGCGGCCTCGCTGGTACCGCTAG
- a CDS encoding DUF6388 family protein, whose protein sequence is MSAPGDNYQRALDRFLGEHPDVADELNNLNPLAAQARGETVAQYRTERLYEAFEAQAERQGLFAWELTLKLTAESSEAFEAQRLEVHKEVAQMAGMSWADYCQLHDLTG, encoded by the coding sequence TTGTCAGCACCTGGCGATAACTATCAACGTGCACTGGACCGGTTCCTGGGCGAACACCCGGACGTGGCCGATGAGCTGAATAACCTCAACCCGTTGGCCGCCCAAGCCAGGGGGGAAACCGTGGCGCAGTACCGTACCGAGCGCCTGTATGAAGCGTTCGAGGCCCAGGCCGAGCGCCAAGGCCTGTTCGCCTGGGAGCTGACCCTCAAGCTGACTGCCGAGTCCAGCGAAGCCTTCGAAGCCCAGCGCCTTGAGGTGCATAAGGAAGTCGCACAGATGGCCGGCATGAGTTGGGCTGACTATTGCCAACTGCATGACTTGACTGGCTGA
- a CDS encoding PTS sugar transporter subunit IIC/EAL domain-containing protein, with the protein MAQRLFKLFLTQRLAALASIESLRAIREGLLWILPCLLVSAGFLILSECAKVLGFNPETVSFLAGLHDRISSVIPLLVAASIGYMLAIQHRLPQLPIAFLCLAHVVVATYLLRDYPRASATFLLFIAIASPLINVPAIAWLHRWRWTRLVHEDLVGHNLKGTINMVVPGAITALVLVMVLSLLLQIPYVAQLQGPQVLNVLQTPYGSGLFVTLMNSLLWFFGVHGVYAMQPLFDVLDQAVVLNGAALAAGESVQYLLNSGLLGSFAFIGGSGGALCLLLAILLFSKSSSMRLLAMASLPLSLFNVSEVLLFGLPIILNPRLFIPFLLVPALNMTVALAAVQLGWVSPAVASVPFTAPVLLNAYLSTQGDVAAVVLQVMLMVLGTLVYAPYVRAIHRQSSEGGTVYLKSLDMTFRGLEEKGRLLEFDPVLASHRTLARQATELSRIQQISDYEFYLEFQPQVSTRTGLCTGCEALMRARDSQGTVHSPWEFLQWLAQARLMPDVDVWVASQAVRQYHKWKKAGFELPMTINVSSVTLKDAAYGDRLVEILAQARGWVSVEITEDALVSDIQATRQTIQKLQAMGAKVYIDDFGTGFSALSYLHQFPVDFIKIDRSFVVAQQDPKGAQVLTGMLRFCEALKLGVVVEGVETAEQLAFLNTGAELFIQGWYFSKALPGDEMPQFVRKRAALA; encoded by the coding sequence ATGGCGCAAAGGCTGTTCAAACTTTTCCTTACCCAGCGCCTGGCGGCGCTAGCCAGTATCGAGTCGTTGCGTGCGATTCGGGAGGGATTGCTGTGGATCCTGCCCTGCCTGTTGGTGTCTGCCGGTTTTCTGATCCTGTCTGAATGCGCCAAGGTGCTGGGTTTCAACCCAGAGACAGTGAGCTTCCTGGCGGGCCTGCATGACCGCATCAGCTCGGTGATTCCGCTGCTGGTCGCTGCTTCCATTGGTTATATGCTGGCTATCCAGCACCGCTTGCCGCAGTTGCCGATCGCTTTTCTGTGCCTTGCCCATGTCGTGGTGGCCACGTATCTGTTGCGCGACTATCCCCGGGCTTCGGCCACCTTCCTGCTGTTCATCGCCATTGCATCGCCGCTGATCAACGTGCCCGCCATTGCCTGGCTGCACCGTTGGCGTTGGACACGCCTGGTCCACGAAGACTTGGTCGGGCACAACCTCAAGGGCACGATCAACATGGTAGTGCCCGGCGCGATCACCGCGCTGGTGCTGGTGATGGTGTTGTCGCTGCTGTTGCAGATCCCCTACGTGGCGCAACTGCAGGGACCGCAGGTACTCAATGTGTTGCAGACGCCTTATGGCAGCGGTTTGTTCGTGACCTTGATGAACTCGCTGTTGTGGTTTTTTGGGGTTCACGGCGTGTACGCCATGCAACCGCTGTTCGATGTGCTGGACCAGGCCGTGGTGCTCAATGGCGCGGCGCTGGCGGCGGGAGAGTCGGTCCAGTACCTGCTCAACAGTGGCCTGTTGGGCAGCTTCGCGTTTATCGGTGGGTCGGGCGGCGCGTTGTGCCTGCTTCTGGCGATCCTGCTGTTTTCCAAAAGCTCGTCTATGCGATTGCTGGCGATGGCCAGCTTGCCGCTGTCGTTATTCAACGTCAGCGAAGTACTGTTGTTCGGTTTGCCAATCATCCTCAACCCGCGGTTGTTCATACCGTTTCTGTTGGTGCCGGCGTTGAACATGACGGTGGCATTGGCGGCGGTGCAGTTGGGTTGGGTGTCACCGGCAGTGGCCAGCGTACCGTTTACCGCGCCGGTGTTGCTCAATGCTTACCTCAGCACCCAGGGTGACGTGGCGGCGGTGGTGCTGCAAGTTATGCTGATGGTCTTGGGGACACTGGTGTATGCGCCCTACGTACGGGCGATCCATCGCCAGTCCAGCGAAGGCGGCACGGTGTACCTCAAGTCGCTGGACATGACCTTTCGCGGCCTTGAGGAAAAAGGCCGGTTACTGGAGTTCGACCCGGTTCTGGCTTCGCATCGCACCTTGGCCCGGCAAGCCACTGAGTTGAGCCGGATCCAGCAGATCAGCGACTACGAGTTCTATCTTGAGTTTCAGCCTCAAGTCTCCACCCGCACTGGCCTGTGCACCGGCTGCGAAGCCTTGATGCGCGCCAGGGACAGCCAGGGCACGGTGCACTCGCCCTGGGAGTTCCTGCAGTGGTTGGCACAGGCACGGTTGATGCCGGATGTGGACGTGTGGGTAGCGTCCCAGGCCGTACGCCAGTATCACAAGTGGAAGAAGGCCGGTTTTGAGTTGCCCATGACCATCAATGTCTCCAGCGTCACGCTCAAGGACGCGGCTTATGGTGACCGCCTGGTGGAGATTCTCGCCCAGGCCCGGGGTTGGGTGTCGGTGGAAATCACCGAAGATGCGCTGGTCAGCGATATCCAGGCAACCCGCCAGACCATCCAGAAACTGCAGGCAATGGGGGCGAAGGTGTATATCGATGACTTTGGCACCGGGTTTTCGGCGTTGAGTTATCTGCATCAGTTTCCGGTCGACTTCATCAAGATCGATCGCAGCTTTGTGGTTGCCCAACAGGATCCCAAAGGCGCCCAGGTGCTGACGGGCATGCTGCGTTTCTGTGAGGCATTGAAACTGGGCGTGGTGGTGGAAGGGGTGGAAACCGCTGAGCAACTGGCGTTTTTGAATACGGGGGCTGAGCTGTTCATTCAGGGCTGGTATTTCAGCAAGGCGCTGCCGGGGGATGAGATGCCGCAGTTTGTGCGCAAGCGCGCGGCGCTGGCGTGA
- a CDS encoding metal-dependent hydrolase: MLPIRRDIRFALPAERITNWHEQGPFITHFFNALSLLFPQGELFFMDSVRHYRSCIDDPTLKKEIQGFIGQEAMHSREHVAYNNLLQAAGLPAHSLDRRLKFFLDLQKKHLPPSFNLAVTIALEHYTAMLAEILLSDPSRFGDSLKGYRQMWYWHALEETEHKAVAFDVWNTVIKPGPRRYLLRTGTMLFTTLLFWLVVFDFHVRLLIADRKSGGYLKGFWRMLKFLYGPRGVFPRMLRPWLDYFKPSFHPWEHDNRARLNAIDGLVEEIERTNRSYEAV; the protein is encoded by the coding sequence ATGTTGCCGATTCGCCGCGATATCCGCTTCGCCCTGCCCGCCGAGCGCATTACCAACTGGCATGAACAAGGCCCGTTCATCACGCACTTTTTCAATGCCCTGTCGCTGCTGTTTCCCCAGGGCGAGCTGTTCTTCATGGACAGCGTGCGCCACTACCGTTCGTGCATCGACGATCCCACTCTCAAGAAGGAGATCCAGGGTTTTATCGGTCAGGAGGCGATGCACAGCCGAGAACATGTGGCGTACAACAACCTGCTGCAAGCAGCGGGCCTGCCGGCGCACAGCCTCGACCGTCGCTTGAAGTTCTTTCTCGACCTGCAAAAGAAACACCTGCCGCCCTCCTTCAACCTCGCGGTGACCATCGCCCTTGAACATTACACCGCAATGCTCGCGGAAATCCTGCTGAGCGACCCCTCGCGTTTTGGCGACTCGCTCAAGGGTTATCGGCAGATGTGGTACTGGCACGCCCTTGAAGAAACCGAACATAAAGCAGTGGCCTTCGATGTGTGGAACACCGTGATCAAGCCTGGGCCCAGGCGCTACTTGCTGCGCACCGGCACCATGCTGTTTACCACGCTGCTGTTCTGGCTGGTGGTGTTCGACTTCCACGTACGCCTGTTGATTGCCGACCGCAAGTCCGGTGGGTATCTCAAAGGCTTCTGGCGCATGCTCAAGTTTCTGTATGGGCCCAGGGGGGTCTTTCCACGCATGCTGCGGCCGTGGCTGGATTATTTCAAACCGAGCTTTCATCCCTGGGAACATGACAATCGGGCACGGTTGAACGCCATAGACGGACTGGTTGAGGAAATTGAGCGGACCAATCGCAGCTACGAGGCGGTCTAG